The genomic stretch TCAGGAACCTAGAGTGGGCAGCCCAGGCAGGGGTATCTCTCTGTGGGCCCTGGGCAGGGGATCTCCCCTTGGCTGGGTCCCAGGTTGGGGGTTTCTTTCTATGGGTCATCTGGGCAGTTGGGGCAAGGGACCCAGCCCCCCAGGGGTCAAGATGCAGCCACAGTCAGGGCTCTCTAGGCCATTCCCTCCTGGCCCAGCCCCACTTGTGTCTACCTGGCCAGGCTGCTCTGAGAACAGTGGGCCACACAAGGGGCTGGTATGCAGTGAGGACTTGGAGGACCTGGGTCTCACAGGTCGGCAGGTTGCactgtgccccacccccacctccaacccctgGGGTAGCCTGAGAGGGTCCCTGGCACAACAGCCGCTGCCCCTCCCAACAACGAACCAGAACGGGGTCTTTCTGGCTCCTCGCACCTGGCTTGCAAGGCCTGGAAGCAGTGCCTTGACAcaggcaggcagggccaggcaTGCCTCTGTGCATAGCCTGTCCCTGAGCCACCTAGCTGGGTGAGGCAGGGACCCCACAGGACCCAGCATACTCTGCCCCAGCTGCAGATGGGAAGAGTGGTGGGCTGCCAAGTGGGGTCATTTGGCCACTGTTGGGACACACAATGCCCGCTGAGGGGCAGTCCCCCCAGTGGATGAGGAGCACATGGTACGTGGTGACCCTAGGGTGAGGCGCCAAGGCCTACAAAGGGTGGCCAGGGGATGAGGAAGCGCAAGGGCGTGCTGTGTAGTGCGATGGGGGCCATAGCCAGGGCATCCCTCTCCAAGCAGGGCCCCAGCATGCAGGATATGGGAGGTGGTCGCCATAGCTAGCCTGAGGGCACGATCCAGGGGGTGATGCCAGAAGCTTCTGGAGGCATGATTGGTGGGTGGGACTGATTGGGGTGATGGAGTGGTGTGGGGCCTGGGAGCAGGTGCCAGGAGAAGGAGAGGCCCTGGGCTAGGGTCTGAAGGTGCCCCTCCCTACCGCCACATCAGACCAGCAGAGGGCCCCCTCGTGCAAGGGTTGCTCAGGGAATACTTCCAGAAAGAGGGAACAGATGCCACAGTTAGGGTGGGCCCCTGTGGGCACCCCCAGAGAGGCCCAGAGCAAGGGATGGGCAGTGATGGTCCCACTGAGGCTCTTCGAGGCCATGGGGGCTGCTAGGGCCTCAGGAGCCCACAGCTGAGCAGGCCCCCTCCTATCATCCCCCAGCAAAGCAGCTGTGCGGGCCGTGCAGGCCATGAACCGCATCTGCGTGCTGGATGTGGACCTGCAGGGCGTGCGCAACATCAAGAAGACCGACCTGCGGCCCATCTACGTCTTTGTGCAGCCACCCTCACTGGATATTCTGGTGGGGACTGAGGGAGGAGGGCGGTGCGGGGGGGAAACCCTGGAGGCTCTGACCTTCTGACTTTCATACTTTGTCTCAGGAGCAGCGGCTGCGCCAACGGAacacagagacagaggagagCCTGGCTAAGCGTCTGGCTGCTGCCCGGGCTGACATGGAGAGCAGTAAGTGTGGGCACCTATCACTTCGTGTCCCTGGACCCTCTCCAACCCCCACAGTAGAACAGTCCCATCCAGCAAGGGGCAGAGGAGGGCTGGAGCCATCACCCAGCGCTGTGGTCCACGTGAAGGGTCCCCGGACCCCCCCTCTGTCACCAGAGCCTTCACtgaccctgcccccaccctcaggCAAGGAGCCCGGCCTGTTTGACCTGATCATCGTCAACGACAGTCTGGACAAGGCCTACTGGGCCCTGAAGGAGGCGCTCTCcgaggtgggctgggggtggaggtggggcctcAGACCTCTGTCTGGCAAACGGGGAAAACAGGCTGGGACAGGTGATATGGCGGCCCCAGGCCCTGGGCGAGaccctcttccttttcccagcctctcttcctttctccccggCAGGAAATAAAGAAGGCTCAAGCAACTGATCACTCCTGAGGAGGTCCCCCGGCTATAACTCCTCAGGTGGGGCCTAGGGCCTGGCACCCACCCGCAGCGGGCCAGGGTCTCCGTGGTGGCTCTGCTCACCTCAGCCAGCACGCAGGGTTTGGGGTGCTGCCTATCTTCCCTCACTCCCCCACCGTGACTGGAGGACTTTTCTCTCACCCCCTCTCCCCATGTCCATTTCTaggcttcctccccaccctgccctatCAACCCCCCTCCCATGGAAGCTGGGCCAACATCCAAATAAAGAACTGCTGGGTTAGAGTGTCCTTGAGCCCTTGGATCATGGCCCTGGGTGGGTGGGGCCACAGTACACCACTCCagacccaccccccccaccaccctgctCTTGGCACCCACACCCTAACTGGCCAGCCCCTGGAGGTCCTTGGGCAGCAGCAGCCATCTGACATCTGCTGCTCTGGGCTGCCGGCCCCCAAAGAGGGCTGCTCCTGAGCTGCTGCATGCTACTTGCCCAGGGCTCCCACCAGGTGGATGCAGGGCCTCATCCCCCACTGTCTCTTTGAGTTGCCATTGAGGCTGGGGTCAGAAGGTCCTGGGGGCTCATCCTGCATGAACCATTCCTCCTGGTCCCTGAGCTGGGCTGATGGTAGCAGAGGGACAGGCATTGCATACTGAAGAGGGACTGAGACTACAGAGGATGGACCTCTGCATCTGGGGGCCTTGTGCATGGCCCACTGGGGGTCTGGCCGGCCCTAATGTTCCTGGAGAGGCCAGCCCAGGGAAGACACCTTGGGGCCTCTGTTAGGGTTCCAGGCTCTGTGGAGTCTCAGAAGATACCTCCAAAAGCTGCCCATCTCAAGTCGGGGCAGCTGAGTTGTACTAGGCACAGGAGGCACTCGCCTGAGCCCTGGTCCATGCCCAGGCCATGCTCCTACGGTGGAACCCAGACAGATGGTGGATGCAGAcctggaggaggcagggagcccaggcagaaatagaaaggCTGGGCTCCATCCAAAAGCCCAGATGCACAACGGAGGGCAGGCAAGAGCTGGGCCTGGACACTGGACGGTGGGCAGAGGGGCGCTGGGCAGCCCCTAGGCCTGGGGGCAAGTGAGGTGGGGCTGGGCTGCCTCCTGACCTACTGTACAGCCTGGGAGAGACTGCTTCCCTCTCTGGGACCCGTCCAGCCCCAGGCACAATCAGGGATTCAGACCCCGAGCCTCAGGGGGAACAATGGAGCCCTTGAAGGCCCTCCCCCCACATTGTGCTTGGTGGTGAGAGGTGGCCCTGGGTCGGGCCCTGGACTTAGCCGGGTGCACACCCTCAGGAGGGCTGGTGTCCAGCCGGCCAGCAGGTGGAAGGGCTCAGAAGGACTTCTTTCCTGGCCTGGAAAAGGTAGGGTACCACCAGGGGACCAGGTTTGGGGTACCCTTTGGGGCTGAGCAGCACCCTCTTCACTCTGGGCCCAAGGTCTCAGGGGCCTGGACTCAACTGTCTTGGAACAGCCAACCCCAGGAGATAACGGGTGCTGAGCCTGGTTGGGTGACCCTCCATTCTGGGGGTCTGTCCATCTCAGGCCCACTGCCCTCACAGGGCCATCAGTCTGGGTGGTGATTCAGCTGCAGTAAGACTCAAGGGTAGGAGGAGGTCGAGGCAGaagtctgcccctccccctcccccagaagcTGCTCAGGCCAGCTAATGagcaaggggggaagggggtgggaccCCTCAGGCCATGTGGGACT from Physeter macrocephalus isolate SW-GA chromosome 2, ASM283717v5, whole genome shotgun sequence encodes the following:
- the GUK1 gene encoding guanylate kinase isoform X3, translating into MLRRPLAGLAAAALGRAPSDGMSGPRPVVVSGPSGAGKSTLLKRLLQEHGSIFGFSVSHYYFVTREVMQRDIAAGDFIEHAEFSGNLYGTSKAAVRAVQAMNRICVLDVDLQGVRNIKKTDLRPIYVFVQPPSLDILEQRLRQRNTETEESLAKRLAAARADMESSKEPGLFDLIIVNDSLDKAYWALKEALSEEIKKAQATDHS
- the GUK1 gene encoding guanylate kinase isoform X1 — protein: MLRRPLAGLAAAALGRAPSDGMSGPRPVVVSGPSGAGKSTLLKRLLQEHGSIFGFSVSHTTRDPRPGEENGKDYYFVTREVMQRDIAAGDFIEHAEFSGNLYGTSKAAVRAVQAMNRICVLDVDLQGVRNIKKTDLRPIYVFVQPPSLDILEQRLRQRNTETEESLAKRLAAARADMESSKEPGLFDLIIVNDSLDKAYWALKEALSEEIKKAQATDHS
- the GUK1 gene encoding guanylate kinase isoform X2; this encodes MRRGREGKQPDTPLEGMSGPRPVVVSGPSGAGKSTLLKRLLQEHGSIFGFSVSHTTRDPRPGEENGKDYYFVTREVMQRDIAAGDFIEHAEFSGNLYGTSKAAVRAVQAMNRICVLDVDLQGVRNIKKTDLRPIYVFVQPPSLDILEQRLRQRNTETEESLAKRLAAARADMESSKEPGLFDLIIVNDSLDKAYWALKEALSEEIKKAQATDHS
- the GUK1 gene encoding guanylate kinase isoform X4 yields the protein MSGPRPVVVSGPSGAGKSTLLKRLLQEHGSIFGFSVSHTTRDPRPGEENGKDYYFVTREVMQRDIAAGDFIEHAEFSGNLYGTSKAAVRAVQAMNRICVLDVDLQGVRNIKKTDLRPIYVFVQPPSLDILEQRLRQRNTETEESLAKRLAAARADMESSKEPGLFDLIIVNDSLDKAYWALKEALSEEIKKAQATDHS
- the GUK1 gene encoding guanylate kinase isoform X5 — its product is MPGAPGVPSQSLVLFLDTTRDPRPGEENGKDYYFVTREVMQRDIAAGDFIEHAEFSGNLYGTSKAAVRAVQAMNRICVLDVDLQGVRNIKKTDLRPIYVFVQPPSLDILEQRLRQRNTETEESLAKRLAAARADMESSKEPGLFDLIIVNDSLDKAYWALKEALSEEIKKAQATDHS